The stretch of DNA GGGCTTCATCAAGCCCGGCGTCGAGGTCGACGCGGAGACGTTCTTCGCCGCCCTCTCGCCGTTCGCCGAGCCGGCGACCCACGAGTACTTCCACTTCAGCCGCGAGTGGATGCGCAGCCACTTCACCCGGCTCTCGGACCCGCGCAACCCCGACTTCTCCGTCGGGTTCAAGATCAACCTGCCGCCGCAGTACATGCTCATCCACCGGGTCTGGCTCGGCGGGATCAGCGTGCTCTCGCAGATGGACGCCACCGTGCCCATGCGCGGCGAGCTCGAGCGCTGGCTGCCGTCGTTCACCGCCGGCCCGGCCTGACCGCGGGCCGCTCCGTCGGGCCGATCGTGGTCGCCGGCGCGTCGGTGCCTGCTGGCATGCTGCGCGGGTGACGACGTCCCGCCCGGGCCTGCACCGGGTCCCCGCGTGGACCCTGGCCGTCACGGCCATGCTTTCGGTGCAGCTCGGCGCCGCCCTGTCCACCCGGCTGTTCGACGTCGTCGGCCCGGCGGGCACGGCCTGGCTGCGCCTCGCCGCGGGGGCGGTGATCTTCCTCGCGCTCGTCCGCCCCGACCTGCGCGCGCTGCGTCCCGCCACCCTGCCGGTGCCCGTGGCCCTCGGGGTGGTCACCGGCGTGACGACCGTCGCCTTCCTCTCGGCCATCGACCGCATCCCGCTCGGCACGGCCGTGGCCGTGGAGTTCCTCGGCCCGCTCGGCGTCGCCGTGGCGCGCAGCCGCGACCGCCGCTCGCTGCTGTGGCCGGTGCTCGCGCTCGCGGGCGTGCTGCTGCTCACCCGCCCGTGGACCGGTGAGGTCGACGTCGCGGGGCTGCTGCTCGCGGCACTGGCGGCCTGCGGCTGGGCGGCGTACATCCTGCTCACCCAGGTGGTCGGCGACCGCTACGCCGGCATCGACGGGCTCGCGCTCACGATCCCCGTCGCGGCGCTGGTGGCCACCGTCGTGGGGCTCCCGCAGGCGGCCGGCCACATCGACGGCCTCGTCGTGCTCCAGTCCTTCGGCCTCGCCCTGCTGCTGCCCGTGATCCCCTACGCCCTGGAGATGCTGGCCCTGCGGCGACTCACCACCGCGGCGTTCGGCACGCTGATGTCGCTCGAGCCCGCCTTCGGGGTGCTGGTGGGCGCCGTGGTGCTGGCCCAGCACCCGTCGGCGGCGCAGGCCGTCGGCGTGGCCCTCGTGGTGGTCGCCGGCATCGGCGCGGAGCGCACCGGGCACCGCGAGGCGCCCGTGCCCGAGCTCGTGGTGCCGCCCGGCGTCGCCTGACGCCGGGTCCCACCGGGCGCAGTGGCCGACCGGCTCACCAGTCCTCGGCGTCCAGCTTGCCCTCGATCGCGCGCAGGTTGTCGCGGGCGCACGCCGGGCAGTAGCGCAGGTCGCGCCCACGCTCGTGGGAGGCCACCCACTGCAGCGCGGCCATGCCGCTCTGCTCGTCGGCGTCCGCGTCGAGCGTCGCGCCGCACCGCGCGCAGATCAGCACCGTCATCGCGTCACACCCCACCCAAGTAGAGGAAGCCGGGGCCCTCGTCGCGCCAGGGCACGCCGAGGGGGTCCAGCGCCGCCCGCAGCGCCGGGGCCCAGGAGCCCGCCGCCGGGGGCTCGGCGGTCTCGAACCCATGGTCGGCCGTCAGCAGGAACACCGTCTCGTCGAGGACGCCGACCCGCTCGAGGTGGTCGAGCAGCACCCCGAGCCGCCGGTCGCAGTCGCGCAGCGCGTCGAGGGCGATCGGCGAGCGCGGTCCGCCGGCGTGGTGCCCGGCGTCGGTCGTGTACTGCGACCACCAGGTCACCGCGGGGAACTCGGCCGGGTCGGCCGCCGAGAACAGCCCCACGACCGTGGACAGGCCGAGCACGTCGATCCCCGAGTAGAAGGCGTAGTCGTCGTCCTCCCCGCACCGCGCGTGCGTGACGAGCTCGGAGGCGAGCGGGTCGGGCAGCAGGGCGCGCACCGCGGTGACGAAGTCCCGCGAGTCGCTGCTGCCCGCCTCGCCCGGGTCGACCGCCTCGCCGCTGGCCAGCGCGGCACGCACGAGGGCGAAGGTGGAGGCCCAGGCCCCCCGCTCGGTCATCTCGTTGACGCTCGCGGTGCGCACCCCGGGCCGGGCCGCCGCCACCGCCTCGAACAGCGTCGTGACGCCCTCGCGGTAGAGCTCCGAGGTCAGGTGCCAGGTGGCGGGGTCGTTGGGCACCACGCGGCGGCCCTGCTCGCGGTCCCAGTACACGTTGCCGACGACGCCGTGCCGGCCCGGGCCGACGCCGGTGAGCATGCTCGTGTGGTTGACCAGGGTGAGGCTCGGGAACTCGGCCACCGCCCCGCCGGCCAGCGCGCAGCCGCGCTCGAGCAGCCGGGCGACGGCGGGCAGCTCCCCGGCCGCGGCGAGGTCGAGCATCGAGCCGGGGTGCCCGCCGTCCCAGAGCAGGCCGATGACGTAGGTGGCGCCGCGGGTGACCAGGTCCGAGCGCACGACGCCGTCGAGACTGGCGAGGTGCTCGAGGTCCACCCCGGCGAGCCACGCCAGGGTCGGCATGACGTCGACGAGCCGGGCGTGGTCGGCCACCACCCCGCGCTCGCGGACGCCGGCCCCCGAGACCAGGAACGGGGCGCGGGACTGGACGACGTCGAGGGAGCCGTGCTCACCGCGGTGGCCGCCCTCGTCGGGGAACCAGTGCCGCGGGGTGTGCACCACCGCGAGGTCCGGGCTGCGCGGGTCGGTGAAGAACGACTGGAGCCGCGGCCAGGGCAGCGGGTAGGCGTTGGAGTCGTGCTGCGGAGAGGGGTCCGCGACCTCCGCGGCGTAGGGCAGGAAGGCCAGCGGGTCGGTGCTGGGCAGCGGATGGCGGCCCTCGAGCAGGCGGCCCTCCGGATGGTCGGCGTCGAGCAGGGCGCGGCCGGCGTGGTCGGCGACCACCACGGCGAGCGGGCGCCCGTCCGGCTCGCGCCCGGCGGCGGGGTCCGGCCACGCGACGAGGTCGACGATCTCGGCGAGATCGCGGGCGGTCAGCGCGGCGACCGCGGCGTCGAGGGCGGCGCGTACCGGGTCGGGATCGACGTCGGACGCGACGTCGGGGCCGGTGCCGGGGTCGACGTCGGCGTCCGGGTCGGCGGGGAGCTCGTCGGCGGCCACGGCCCGATCCTGCCGCAGCGACCGGCCCCGGACACGACGACGGGCGGGTGACCCTCGAGGTGGGTCACCCGCCCGTCGTGCTCACCGCCCATCGGGACCGAGGTCCTAGCGGGCGAGAGCGAGGGCGGACTCGCGGGCGGCGAGGACCGCCGCCTCACGAGCCAGCCGGGCGCGGCGCTCGGCCGCCTCCGCCCGGCGCGCGGCGAGTGCGACGCGTCGGACGCGCCACAGCTGCGCCTCGTGCTGGCGCACGGCCAGCTGGTTCTGCATATGGCTGCGTGCCATCTGCTCGGGGACGAGATACATGTCGGACTCCGAACTCGAGACGGGCGTCGCGGTCAGCGACGGCCCGGGGACGTGGACCGCCCGGTGGGCGGGGAGGGAGTACGACGCGGGTGCGTCGGACTCGGTACGACGGGTCATGCGGCTGCTCCCTCGCGCGGCGTCGGGATGACGCCGGTGTCGGTGAGGTCGTCGAGGTACTCGCCGTCCTGGTCGACCTCACGGGTGAGCTCGGCCAGACGGGCGGCGAGTGCGTCCTCGGCGGCGCGCCGGACGAGGTGGTCGTCCTTGCGAGGACGGCCCGGCCGGCGCTTGCGCGCCACGACCTGACCGCGCTCGAAGAGCTCGCCACCCCAGACGCCCCACGGCTCGCGCCGCTCCAGGGCTCCGGCGAGGCAGGCGGCGCGCAGCGCGCAGCCTCCGCAGAGAGCCTGGGCGAGCGCGACGTCGTCGGGACGCTCGGCGAACCACAGTTCCGGGTCGTTCGACCGGCACGGCGTGCTGGTGTCGACCCAGTCGGTCGACGCGGCCTGCTGTCCGAGGGTGTGGGTCAGGTCGTCGGTCAGGACGCTCATGTGCGGTCACCTCCTTCGCGCACCGCGGGATCGTCCGCGGTCCTCGAGTCGTGCGGGATAGGGGGTCGTGCGGATGGTGCGGGTGGTGCGGCGGTGCGGGTGGAGCCGGTGGTGCTGCGTGGCCCCGGGACGGACCCGGAGAAACACGAAGGCCGCGGTTCCCGGTTCGGGATCCGCGGCCTCGAGGTGCCAGGGGTGAGGTGTCACCCAGTGGATCCTCGAGACTGCGGGTCGTACGACGTACCGGTGGTGCCCGGCTTGGTGATGCCGCGGAACCAGACGACGGGCGCGAGATCGGTGTGGCCGTCCGCCATGACGACGACGGCGGACGTGCGGCCCTGGAACGCACCGAAGGCCGCGGCGAGCGCGGCGGCAGCGGCGACGCACAGAGGCAGCACGAAAGCGGCCTCGGCGATGTACGTGCTGATCATCGGGGGCTCACCTCCTCGTGCCTCGTCCCTGGCGCGTCGTCCGGGGTGCGCGTCTCTCGCGCGAGAAGGAGGTTACGCGGCCGGTCCGACAGAGCGCAATCAGGTTTACGGCGAGTCTTCGACGAATCCGCAGAACTGTCGTCCGGACGGCCCACGCCGACCGGCGGTGCGGGCCGTCGGGGGACGCCGCGCGGCCCTCAGGCCCCGTCGTCCGGTGGCTCGGGCGGGGTCTCGCCCCGCACGAGGGCCAGGAGCTGGTCGGCGTAGGCCGCGAGGGTGCGCGCGCCGATCCCGGGGATGCGCACCAGGGCCGCGCGGTCGGCCGGGCGCTCGGTGGCGACGCCCTCGAGGGCGGCGTCGCCGAGCACGACGTACGCCGGCACCGAGCGACGGCTGGCCTCCCCCGACCGCCACTGCTCGAGGCGGCCGAGCAGCTCCTCGTCGTACGACGCCGGGCAGGTGCGGCACCTCCCGCGCGCCGACTCCGCGCCCGTGACCAGCGCGGCCCCGCACACCCGGCAGGTGGCCGGCACCCGCCGGCGTCGGCCGGCGTCGGGGCCGCCGCCCGCACGGCTGCCCGTCCCGCGCACGACGCCGCCGCCGTCGAGCATCTCGACACCTGCCGCGGCTCCCGCCGAGTCGAGGAAGCGCGAGCGGTCGCGGCGACCGCGGCCCGAGCGCGACCGGGCCCAGGTGAGCACGAGGTGACGGCGGGCCCGGGTGCAGGCGACGTAGAACAGCCGCCGCTCCTCCTCCACGCGGGCCGGCGTGTCGGCGTACTGGATCGGGAAGGTGCCCTCCGCCAGGCCCACGACCACGACGGCGTCCCACTCGAGCCCCTTGGCCGCGTGCACCGTCGCCAGCGTCACCCCCTCGGCCGAGGGGGTGCTGCGGGTCTCGGCCCGGTGGTCGAGCTCGGCGACGAGGTCCGCGAGCGTGGCGCCGGGCGTCTCGGCCGCGAGGTCGTCGGCCAGCGTCACCAGGCGCAGCAGGTTCTCCCAGCGCTCCCGGGCCGCGCCGCCCGCCGGCGGGTCCGGCGTCCAGGCCATCGCGCCGAGCAGTGAGCGCACGTCGGCCGCGAGGTCGCCCGTGCTGCCGCCCGAGCGGGCGGCGCCGCGCACCCGCGTGACGGCCTCGCGCACCTCCGGCCGGTCGAAGAAGGCCGACTCGCCGCGCAGCACGTAGGGCACGCCGGCGGCGGCCAGCGACTCCTCGAGCAGCTCGGACTGCGCGTTCACCCGGTAGAGCACCGCCACCTCGCGGGCGGGCACCCCCTGCCCGAGCAGGCCCCGCACCGTCGCCGCGGCGGCGTCGGCCTCGGCCTGCTCGTCGGCGTACGCCGCGACGCGCGGCGCCGGGCCGTCGGGCAGCTGCGAGCGCAGCTCGAGGCGCAGCCGGGCCTCCGGGCCCGTCGCGCCGGCGAGCACGCGGTTGGCGAGCCCGACCACCTGCGGCGTGGACCGGTAGGACCGGACGAGACGCACCTCGGTGGCGTGCGGGTAGCGCGTGCGGAAGTCGAGCAGGTAGGACGACGTGGCCCCGGTGAACGTGTAGATCGTCTGGCTCGCGTCGCCCACCACGCACAGGTCGTCGCGCTCGCCGAGCCAGAGGTCGAGCAGCCGCTGCTGGAGCGGGCTGACGTCCTGGTACTCGTCGACGGTGAACCAGCGGTACGCGGTGCGGACCTCGTCGGCGATGTCCGGCCGGGTGTCGAGGATGCCCACGGTGAGCAGCAGGACGTCCTCGAAGTCGACGAGGCCCTGCTCGCTCGTGCGCTCCTGGTAGGCGGCGTAGGCGTCGGCGACGTTCTCGCGGGTGAGCCCGGCCGGCGGCTCGCGACGCGCCGCCAGCGACGCGGCGACGTAGTCGGCGGCCACCACCTGGCTCGCCTTCGCCCACTCGATCTCGCTGGCGACGTCGCGGGCCAGAGTCGGGTCGGCGAACCCGGCGGAGCGCAGCACCGGGGCGAGCACCCGCGCCTTGCTCGGCAGGATCTCCGGCAGCGCGCCGCCCACGACCCGCGGCCAGAAGTAGCGCAGCTGGCGCAGCGCGGCGGAGTGGAACGTGCGCGCCTGCACCCCCGAGACGCCGAGCTCGGCGAGGCGCTGGCGCATCTCGCCCGCCGCGCGGCTGGTGAAGGTGACCGCCAGCGACCGGCGCGGGTCGTGGCGGCCGGTGAGCACGGCGTAGGCGATGCGGTGGGTCACCGCCCGGGTCTTGCCGGTGCCGGCCCCAGCCAGGACCACCACGGGACCCGACACCGCCGAGGCGGCCTCGCGCTGCTCGGGGTCGAGCGCCTCGAGCACGTCGTCGGGGGTGACCACGGACCGCGCGCGGCGGGTCGGCGCTCCCGGCAGGCCGGGGACGGGGTCGGCGGCGGTCACGGCGCCATCCTCGCAGCCGCCGAGGAC from Frankiales bacterium encodes:
- a CDS encoding EamA family transporter, producing MLSVQLGAALSTRLFDVVGPAGTAWLRLAAGAVIFLALVRPDLRALRPATLPVPVALGVVTGVTTVAFLSAIDRIPLGTAVAVEFLGPLGVAVARSRDRRSLLWPVLALAGVLLLTRPWTGEVDVAGLLLAALAACGWAAYILLTQVVGDRYAGIDGLALTIPVAALVATVVGLPQAAGHIDGLVVLQSFGLALLLPVIPYALEMLALRRLTTAAFGTLMSLEPAFGVLVGAVVLAQHPSAAQAVGVALVVVAGIGAERTGHREAPVPELVVPPGVA
- a CDS encoding nucleotide pyrophosphatase; this translates as MAADELPADPDADVDPGTGPDVASDVDPDPVRAALDAAVAALTARDLAEIVDLVAWPDPAAGREPDGRPLAVVVADHAGRALLDADHPEGRLLEGRHPLPSTDPLAFLPYAAEVADPSPQHDSNAYPLPWPRLQSFFTDPRSPDLAVVHTPRHWFPDEGGHRGEHGSLDVVQSRAPFLVSGAGVRERGVVADHARLVDVMPTLAWLAGVDLEHLASLDGVVRSDLVTRGATYVIGLLWDGGHPGSMLDLAAAGELPAVARLLERGCALAGGAVAEFPSLTLVNHTSMLTGVGPGRHGVVGNVYWDREQGRRVVPNDPATWHLTSELYREGVTTLFEAVAAARPGVRTASVNEMTERGAWASTFALVRAALASGEAVDPGEAGSSDSRDFVTAVRALLPDPLASELVTHARCGEDDDYAFYSGIDVLGLSTVVGLFSAADPAEFPAVTWWSQYTTDAGHHAGGPRSPIALDALRDCDRRLGVLLDHLERVGVLDETVFLLTADHGFETAEPPAAGSWAPALRAALDPLGVPWRDEGPGFLYLGGV
- a CDS encoding WhiB family transcriptional regulator, with amino-acid sequence MSVLTDDLTHTLGQQAASTDWVDTSTPCRSNDPELWFAERPDDVALAQALCGGCALRAACLAGALERREPWGVWGGELFERGQVVARKRRPGRPRKDDHLVRRAAEDALAARLAELTREVDQDGEYLDDLTDTGVIPTPREGAAA
- a CDS encoding AAA family ATPase, which codes for MLEALDPEQREAASAVSGPVVVLAGAGTGKTRAVTHRIAYAVLTGRHDPRRSLAVTFTSRAAGEMRQRLAELGVSGVQARTFHSAALRQLRYFWPRVVGGALPEILPSKARVLAPVLRSAGFADPTLARDVASEIEWAKASQVVAADYVAASLAARREPPAGLTRENVADAYAAYQERTSEQGLVDFEDVLLLTVGILDTRPDIADEVRTAYRWFTVDEYQDVSPLQQRLLDLWLGERDDLCVVGDASQTIYTFTGATSSYLLDFRTRYPHATEVRLVRSYRSTPQVVGLANRVLAGATGPEARLRLELRSQLPDGPAPRVAAYADEQAEADAAAATVRGLLGQGVPAREVAVLYRVNAQSELLEESLAAAGVPYVLRGESAFFDRPEVREAVTRVRGAARSGGSTGDLAADVRSLLGAMAWTPDPPAGGAARERWENLLRLVTLADDLAAETPGATLADLVAELDHRAETRSTPSAEGVTLATVHAAKGLEWDAVVVVGLAEGTFPIQYADTPARVEEERRLFYVACTRARRHLVLTWARSRSGRGRRDRSRFLDSAGAAAGVEMLDGGGVVRGTGSRAGGGPDAGRRRRVPATCRVCGAALVTGAESARGRCRTCPASYDEELLGRLEQWRSGEASRRSVPAYVVLGDAALEGVATERPADRAALVRIPGIGARTLAAYADQLLALVRGETPPEPPDDGA